A window of the Lactuca sativa cultivar Salinas chromosome 7, Lsat_Salinas_v11, whole genome shotgun sequence genome harbors these coding sequences:
- the LOC111905401 gene encoding pre-mRNA cleavage factor Im 25 kDa subunit 1 — MEIINGGLNNCDRRGNSDGVDDSGDLVVDIYPLSSYYFSSKPAVASKDENETLADRAQRLKSNYDAHGMRICVEAVILVELFKHPHLLLLQSKNCIYKLPGGRLRSDESEIDGLKRKLSNKLSAADDDSYRNQWNVGECIGTWWKSDFETIPYPYLPSSGKNPKECIKLYIVKLPSSKDFIVPKNLKLLAVPLCQLHENRKTYGSIIAGIPELLSRFSINIVDT, encoded by the exons ATGGAGATCATAAACGGAGGGTTGAACAACTGCGATCGCCGTGGTAATTCCGATGGAGTCGATGACAGTGGTGACCTGGTTGTGGATATCTACCCTCTTAGTAGTTATTACTTCAGTTCAAAACCTGCTGTTGCATCCAAGGACGAGAACGAAACCTTAGCTGATCGCGCACAACGTTTGAAATCCAA TTATGATGCTCATGGCATGAGGATTTGTGTGGAGGCAGTGATTTTG GTTGAATTGTTCAAGCATCCTCATCTGTTGTTGCTCCAATCAAAAAACTGCATCTATAAACTTCCTGGTGGCCGATTAAGATCCGATGAATCAG AAATTGATGGCCTAAAGCGAAAGCTTTCCAACAAGCTATCTGCTGCTGATGATGATAGCTATCGAAATCAATGGAATGTTGGTGAATGTATTGGAACATGGTGGAAATCTGATTTTGAAACAATTCCTTACCCGTATTTACCTTCAAGCGGCAAGAACCCTAAG GAGTGTATTAAGCTTTACATTGTGAAGTTGCCATCGAGTAAGGACTTCATTGTGCCAAAAAATTTGAAGTTGCTAGCTGTTCCATTGTGTCAGCTTCATGAAAATCGAAAG ACGTATGGATCGATAATAGCAGGGATTCCGGAGTTGCTTTCAAGGTTTTCTATCAACATTGTAGATACTTGA